TTATTAAAATTTTTCGCTAAGGAGGCTAAAGTTCATGTCAAAAAATAATAATACATGGAGCGAAAGGAAATTTACTCGGTTTATTAAAGAAGGGAGAGGCCAAGGCAGAGGAAGTGGCTATAAACCGTGGCTTACAATACAAGACTTTCCTTCTAAGGGGAGAGTGAGTAGGCTAAAGGGGTGGAAAACAAACAGAATCCATCATTTTTTCACAGACACCCAAACTCGTTTCTTTTATTTACTTGAGTGGGAGGATGCTGTAATTGATATCAGAGAACACTTCCCCCTGTTTAATCTCGAAGAAAAAATTGATACTAAAGACATAAACATGGAAAATTTCAAAGACAAGGAAAGTGGTTTTCCGTACACAATTTCCACAAGCTTTCTAATCACCATAAAAGATTGTCATGGGAATTTAGAATATGCAGCTAGAAGCATCAAGGCTGACTATGAGTTGGAAAAAAAGAGAACCCTAGACAGACTTGAATTAGAAAGACGATATTGGAAGGCCAAAGGAATTGATTGGGGAATCTTGACGCAAAAAGAAATTAATAAAACTAAAGCCAAAAACATCGAATGGATTCACGCTGCATATTTTCTTTTAGAAAATGAAGAAAAAGCTAAAGATTTAGGTTACCTAACGGAAGTTCTGCAGGAGGAATTGACAAAAAGTAGCTTGCAGGTAAGATTAGCGCTCAAAAAATTTGATGAAGAGCTAAAACTGGAAACAGGAACAGCTTTAATGCTGTTTAAACATTTGATAGCAAGAAAAAAAATAGTGGTAGATTTAGAAAAAGAAATCAAATTGAACCTGAAGCCAGACGAGTTAATTGCAAGATTTAATGAAAAGGTGCGGGAGGGGGAGGGACTTGTTAGTAACTGTTAATACGCTAGTTTCTTGGTATGTAAAAGACGAAAAGAAAACAGAAAGAATCCTTTGGCTTGACAGAAAAACAGATGTAGCATTTGTCATTGATATAAATGAAAACAAACTCCCAACTTTAAAAATATTAAGCGAAATCGAAAAAGAGGTGGAAAGCGGCAGCGCATCTGTAGAAGTGAATGATAAATGGCAGAAAAACATAACCGAAAACAAGCTACAAAAAAATCATAAAGAAAAGAGAGATAGAAGATGGACGATAATTGAGAAGATAGCAACAAAAGAGCCTGATATTTACATGAAAGAAAAAAGAAGTATGTTACTAAAAGAAGCTGCAAAAGCGCATAATGTACCCGAAGGGAGCATAGCTAGAATATTAAAATTATTTTGGAGGGGAGGCAAGACAAAAAATGCCTTAACCCCTGATTATCAAAAAGCAGGGGGGAGAGGAAAAGAAAAATCAGCTGGAGGTATAAAGAGAGGGAGACCCCGAAAACAGGGGGAAATCTTTGGAGAGGGAGTTAACATCGATGAAAGGATAAAGGAGATATTTCAGGCTGCTGTGAACAAATACTACTATAGCTATAACCAAAACACATTAAGATTTACTTACGAAATGATGCTGAAAGAATACTTTTCAGACAAAGCTACAACTGATACTGGTGCGAAAATTCCTGTCATAAAATCAAGCAGCGAAATTCCAACCTACAATCAGTTCAGATATTGGTATCAAAAACAGCGAGATTTCAAAAAAGAAGTTAGGTTAAGGCGTGGTGCTAAGAAGTATGAACAACAAAATAGGTCTGTTTTAGGAAACTCAACATCTGAAGCTTTAGGGCCAGGTTCAATTTATCAAATTGATGCAACTATAGGCGATGTTTATCTGGTGAGCCAATTTAATAGAAATTGGGTCATAGGTAGGCCAGTAATCTATGGCATAATTGATGTTTTTTCGAGGTTAGTTGTTGGGATATATGTGGGTCTTGAGGGCCCATCTTGGACTGGTGCCATGATGGCCCTTGCTAACGCAGCTATGGATAAAGTACAGTTTTGCAAAAAATATGGAATTGAGATAACTGAAAAACAATGGCCGGCTCAACATTTGCCTGACGCTATTTTAGGGGATAGAGGGGAACTAGAAGGAAAAAATGTTGAGAATTTAATTAGTTCTTTAGGCGTTAAAATACAAAATACCCCTCCATATAGAGCTGACTGGAAAGGTATTATCGAACAGAATTTTAAAACGACAAATCAAAGGGTGAAGCCCTTTACGCCAGGTGCGGTTAACGTAGATTTTAACGAAAGAGGAGACAAAGACTATAGGCTAGACGCTAAATTGACGTTAAAAGAGTTTACACAGATTATAATAAGGTCAGTACTATTTCACAATAACTACAATATTTTAAAAAATTACAACCGAGAAGATATGATGATTGAAGATGATGTGGAACTGTTGCCGCTTAGTCTTTGGAAATGGGGTATAGCTAATCGCTCTGGAAAGTTAAAAAGTGTAGACGCTGATATAATTAAATTGAGCTTGTTACCTAACGCAACGGCGGCAGTTACAAGTAGGGGTATTAAATTTAAAAAAATGTATTATGCTTCGAATTTGACAATTCAAGAAAACTGGTTTGAAAAGGCAAGAAACAAAGGTTATTGGAAGGTAGATGTATCTTATGACCCACGAAATATGAAGTATCTTTACGTGCATGCTGGCGGTCATGGCGAGTTTGAAAAATGCCAAATGTTAGATTATCAGGAGAGTTATTTTGATAAATTCTTTGAAGAAATTGAGTTTCTTCAAGAAAAAGAAAAAAATGATATTAAAAAAATGGAAGAGCAGGAACTGCAGCAAAAAGTGGAAATGATGACTGAGGTAGAGCAGATTGTCAAAAAGGCAGAGATTGAATTTGAAAAAGAGTTAGAGCATGTAAGCAAATCTCAAAAAATCAGAGGCATAAGGGAGAATAGAAAACTTGAAAAAGAGTATAACCGTGGGGATGAAGCTTTTGAACTGCAGAAGACCCCAAAAAGAGATGCTGAACTTATAAAACTAAAGGGCCAAAAACCTCATGAAAACCAAGATGAAATGGACTTACTGAGAAAAAAGCAAAGGGAGGCATTTTTTACCGATGACTAGAAAAAT
This genomic interval from Proteinivorax tanatarense contains the following:
- a CDS encoding TnsA endonuclease C-terminal domain-containing protein, which produces MSKNNNTWSERKFTRFIKEGRGQGRGSGYKPWLTIQDFPSKGRVSRLKGWKTNRIHHFFTDTQTRFFYLLEWEDAVIDIREHFPLFNLEEKIDTKDINMENFKDKESGFPYTISTSFLITIKDCHGNLEYAARSIKADYELEKKRTLDRLELERRYWKAKGIDWGILTQKEINKTKAKNIEWIHAAYFLLENEEKAKDLGYLTEVLQEELTKSSLQVRLALKKFDEELKLETGTALMLFKHLIARKKIVVDLEKEIKLNLKPDELIARFNEKVREGEGLVSNC
- a CDS encoding Mu transposase C-terminal domain-containing protein, translating into MLVTVNTLVSWYVKDEKKTERILWLDRKTDVAFVIDINENKLPTLKILSEIEKEVESGSASVEVNDKWQKNITENKLQKNHKEKRDRRWTIIEKIATKEPDIYMKEKRSMLLKEAAKAHNVPEGSIARILKLFWRGGKTKNALTPDYQKAGGRGKEKSAGGIKRGRPRKQGEIFGEGVNIDERIKEIFQAAVNKYYYSYNQNTLRFTYEMMLKEYFSDKATTDTGAKIPVIKSSSEIPTYNQFRYWYQKQRDFKKEVRLRRGAKKYEQQNRSVLGNSTSEALGPGSIYQIDATIGDVYLVSQFNRNWVIGRPVIYGIIDVFSRLVVGIYVGLEGPSWTGAMMALANAAMDKVQFCKKYGIEITEKQWPAQHLPDAILGDRGELEGKNVENLISSLGVKIQNTPPYRADWKGIIEQNFKTTNQRVKPFTPGAVNVDFNERGDKDYRLDAKLTLKEFTQIIIRSVLFHNNYNILKNYNREDMMIEDDVELLPLSLWKWGIANRSGKLKSVDADIIKLSLLPNATAAVTSRGIKFKKMYYASNLTIQENWFEKARNKGYWKVDVSYDPRNMKYLYVHAGGHGEFEKCQMLDYQESYFDKFFEEIEFLQEKEKNDIKKMEEQELQQKVEMMTEVEQIVKKAEIEFEKELEHVSKSQKIRGIRENRKLEKEYNRGDEAFELQKTPKRDAELIKLKGQKPHENQDEMDLLRKKQREAFFTDD